Within the Epinephelus lanceolatus isolate andai-2023 chromosome 9, ASM4190304v1, whole genome shotgun sequence genome, the region CagtgggagacaggtctggacagcaggcaggccagtctagtacccACACTCTTTGACCACGAAGCCACTCTGTGGCAACACGTGCAGAATGAGGCTGTATAATTAGTAGGGACGTCCCTGAAGAAGACGTTGTCTGGATGGTAGTCTTTGTTGCTctaaaacctgtatgtacctttatGTATCTTTCACAGATATacaagttacccatgatgccatggggcaCTCACAtacccccataccatcacagatacTGGCTTTGAACTTGGTAAAAGTCAggatggtccttttcctctttatcCCAGAGGCTAAAATAAAACGTCACTGCATACTTTTCTTTTTAAGGTCTTTGCATACTGAGTCAGTTTTTTCagatgcattttttaaacacatcaaaAAAATTTGTCATGCAcaaaaaccttgcacactggTTCCGATAAATTTTATTGTTTCTATTCATTGTGAAAATGTCCCAATACGTGAccaaatgaaaagacacatttcctcctttgcctctgtCCACTGAagttacctatctggctgtcaccactcccttcctgtctttcatttggcaccgcagctgcatgaaggggcggagctgtcctccacattttgtgtgcggtccacatcctcctcctcttcatcatcatccacctgaatatcaATATCTGACCCGTTGAGTGTGAGCTATCCGAGTTGGTCAAACGACTCTCTAAAGGCTTCTGACGGATGTGACAAACGCCGAAAATTGAACCGGTTCCAAAAATTTTAATGAAAGACTAAAGttttggactcagtgtgcaaacatgattgacacaacatgaggtcgtatttatttttagacgtgTGACAATTTTGGACAAAAAATGGACTTGGTGTGTAAAGGCCTGCAGGGTCAGTCCATCTCAGTCGATCatggttttcattttgcatggtacagtcttaacttgcatttgtagatgcaACGACAAACTGTGTTTAACGACAATGGTTTTCCAAAGCGTTCCTGAGCCCATGCAGTAATATCCTTTATACACTCAGTGCCGCCAGAGATCCCTAAATTCCTTGCAACTGCGTTGCGAAATCTTGTTCTTAAACTGTGAGATTATTTGGCCACACAGGTTTTCACAAAGTGCTGAACTTCGTACCATCCTGAACAACTGAGCCTTTGGAGGATGCCCCTTCATACCCAATAATGATATTGTAATGTGTTACCAATTAGCCTGTTTACCTGTGAAATGGTCAAAATAGGTGATTTTGAGcattctactactactactactactactactactactagtactACATTCTACTACTAGTCTTTTGTTGCCGAAATGTGTTGCAGGCATCTAATTCAAAATGAGTgtgtatttacaaaaaaataataaagttaatcagtttgaacattagaTATCTTTTCCttgtactgtattcaattgaatataggtcaaaagggatttacaaatcattgcattctgtttttatatacagtggtggaaaaaagttttcggacacccttaaaattttacacagtctcaaatattatcatgaaatatttgtggaaaaatcttttttgtgtttcaaaaggtgtggctgcattagacagatacaaacaaatacaaattatatttttttgtttattgtttacaagaaaaactaacaactaaattcttgacagtttcaatatgtcagttctcaacattgtcagtatcaaagtcaacaaataacagagaatgtgttcaaaactgaacaaaaaataaataaaccatcacatcattaaattaatatttagtagtcctgccactggcacgtagtagagctctaatcctggctggcatgttccccacgagcctttcacactgttgaggggtaatcttgtcccattcttcttgaattactgcttttaattcttccaAATtatttggtttatgctttgaaacagaccttttgataatccaccacagattttcaatggggctcatgtccggggattgagctggccactctaagacctggatactgtgctaatgcagccaagttctactggccttggatgtgtggcaaggggcattatcttgttgaaacatccagtttttacctcgacggaacagtgcacgcgcagaagggagcatgtgggttttgagaatggtacaatacttagtagagttcaatgtgccatcacagacagtgagatgaccaacaccagcagcactcatgcatccccaaaccatgatactgcctccaccatgcttgacagtaggtactgtacatgctggagataatgcttcgcctggccttctgcgtaccctcacattagtaggaggaagataaagctggaaactggactcatctgaccacaaaatcttcttccaattcctggagtgtatccaactgctgaaggactgcatctgcacttcctggctatctggcggcagctgtacccttcctggctgagaatctttatcttcaggcatgtttcctgcgttaggttccttgttttagccatttttgtgtctgaagaactttcagatgtgctggctttatgtagacacaaagcttggcaacaaaaattgtgtcttttaataaaaagaacgaccttcatcactggtaccaaaatgacccaatactcaaaatttcttatgtatttttatggaaccaatcaattttaagtttttcatGGCTTTTTTAGAatgtatttagtattttggctgtgactgtactaaaagaaattgcacttgaagacctaagagtgattcttaatgcaatatttcacaaatgcatggggtgtccgaaaacttttttccaccactgtacttTTGACACATTGTCCCAACTTTATAGGAATCAGGGTTGTACATCTTTAGATCTACTCACCAAACTTCCTCTAATGTACTCGATGGCCTTTTGGATGTCCATGCCTGACCAGTCATCCAGTATGTAACAGATACTGGCTGCACAGTAGATAAACCGTATATCATTTTCACTTCCTTCTGGCACTGCGTAGAAACTGGAAGCAAGATgatacacagacacaagaaGAGAGTTAAACAGTTTAAAATTAGCTGAATGCATTTAAATCATATCATACAATAAAAAAGCCTATCAGCTTAAATTGCTAAAAGGTTAACTCAGATAAATTTATGTCTACAGACAGTGTTATCTGCCAGACATGCTATACACACTGTGGGTGTGTGGCTGAGTGTTTGTGTGGACAAATTAACTGCTGTTGTCGGACTAAACGTGAGTTCATGTCAGTCTGCATTAACACTACTACTCTTCATATGACCTCAGGTATATTTTAGTGCCAGAGTAAATCAGAGCGTAAGTGCAAaattgtgtgtgagtgcgtgtgtgtgcactgaCCTGCCGTCCTCCAGCTGGAGCGCTCTGAGACCGGCCAGACAGGCCTGTTTGTTAACCCGGCTCAGGTCGTCTCCCAGTATTAGAAGTGAGCACAGTCCAGTGTAGGTCATGGCTACATGGCCACTGTCATATGGATGCAGCACACCTGGACCCTGAAGACAATATCAAAATGAAATACTAtgaaacatgaagaaaaaaacagagagattaCTGTAGTTCTTAAAATAAACATCTGGAGAAAAAGACGCAGTTTATAGACACCAGAGAGATAAGGTATTTTGCAATCCACAGACAGCTAAAATAGACTGTTTTGAGGAAATGACTCGAGTTAGCAATGCTGTTACATCCACAACTATGTCTCCATGGGAATAGATAAGTAGAGCCAAATGTAAAAAACATATCTAATGCAATGATTGGTAATACTACAGCTGTAGAGATGATcctaataaaactgaaaatggcCCAGACAACCTGATGTGAATGCACAGATTGCTGCAATGATTGAAATGGCTTAATATTTTTTGAGAAGGATTAATGCAAATaggaaaatagagaaaatatgGGATCATTAGCAGTGAATATGTCTacccaaaatatattttcagaCTATTACAAATGGAGAGGATGctttacattttacatacaaGACACAATGTTTGGTCAAACTTGGGATCAGGTCTAAAAACAGTACCTTAGTGCTGTAAGGAATTCCAATATGTGACGATCCTCGAAACCCACATCGACTAAGGTTAGCTTCTGGAGGAGAAAACAGGAGAGAAGGTAGAGATGTAAGACAACATTAAGTACTGGTAAACAGCAAGAGAAACTGGAACAAGACAGCCCTACTTTTACTCTCACAAACTAGGTCTCAGTCTGTCTGTATTGACCTTCAGCAAGGTGCTGCAAGGATGCTCAGACAGCTAAAAACAGTGTGCTGCTGCCACCTACTGGCCATGATGGAAACATTAGATATAGCAGAGACCAATTAAGAAAATGCCGTCATTGTGCTGCAAAGAGTGCACAATATGCTACAGTCAGTTTCAACACATGAGAACCAAACTACTCTGAGAATAGTATTCTTAATTGTGTCTCTATTTCTGATTGAAATGGTTTACAACACACTGATCGTGTGCTGTGCTCACTTGTTCTTGAATTTCTACTCTTCAAACCTGTATTCAGTCAAGGCAGAGAAGGTCTACACTACTGTCTGCTAACTACATTTTGATGTGAAGAAGGTACCTGCAATATTAGGGACAGAAGTGACACACCAGGAAAGCTCAAAGCCTCCCAAGCTTTATTCTCACATCTAATGACAGAAGCCCAACCAGACACCCAAACATATGGCAGCAGCGAAAATGAGACCAATCAAGCTCGGCTATCCCGACATGATTTCTGTTGATGTCTTGAATAATGAACTAACTGGGCATCTAAACAGATGGCTCAGAGTGGCTTgttaagagacagaaaaaaacaagtcattaaATATTTAGAGATCAACTCTCCCTGATAAACAGAGGGACAGCTGAAacaggtgaggtgaggtgggGAGGACCTGTGGAGGCTACTATCTATTTCAAAATCCAAACAGtatgaatatatattttcacaGGCCTTGAAGTTTGACACCTCTGAAGTCTTCACCCTGATGAAACCACAGATCCGTcccttacacacacatttcataaCATTAACAGAAGAATTGAACTCAGATATTTCAGGAAGTATTTCTGCCTCAGTTCTTTCCTCATGAAACTCCTTGAAGTTGTTTCGTGATGTGGACACCCAACACACTCAAGCTCCCTGCCCTGGAAATTTAGAAATTTATGCAAGATCGTCTTCACCAAGTGTGCCCATAAGAGCAATAAAAAGAGCATTAGTCTTGCACCTTTTCTAAGCTCATCTCTGTACCACACGAGTATCCATTCCTCAAAGGGTTTTCTCATAGACTGCTTCTTTCCTCCATGGTTCTTAAAAGCTGAAACAACATTtgtaacctttatttaaaaatatactaCGCAGTATTGCCAATTACTCTTTGTAAGCATGCTCCTCAGcaaaactgaaagtaaaagccaatcatAGATTCACTATCATTTGCCGTTTTGCCTCgctatgtttgcattttttcaaCACTGCGCCTCTTGGGAGCCTGCTgcttaaatgtaattaaaaaggTAAATGTAACTGTcctaaacacagaaaatatgaaaatacaggCAGTGGCCAGAGTCTccgcagaaaaatacactgccacacacttctagtagGTCATatgtgatgattgagagggattacttctgtatgagtagATACATATACTCCATCTTTTACCAGTCAagtaattaatataaaaaaggCAAAGCCTCTTAAGGGAAGGGATAGggtttaaaaagaaatgttaagTGTGACAATCAGCATAATATTAATGAAATGCAGACTAGGACACAAGCATCCGGCAGGCAGCTAGCTAACACTATCAGGCAATACAACAAACAGAATATGAGTAACACACACAAGTGATAAGGCAAGAGGCAAGGCAAAGCAAAACAGTAACAGGAAGAGAACAAGAATATGTGTGGGAAAACTGTGagcaacagacagacaaaaggtTAGGAAGTATTAGTGTGTCGGGAAACAGCTTCATGTATCAGCGAAAAATGTCCACGATAGAGTCCTTGAAAGCTGACTCAGAGATAAAATTGTCcagtttaagtgttttttgCTTTAGTCTTTGGCTGCAGCAGGCCAGAATGACACTGCAACAATACTGATTGTTCACTCCATGACATCCGAAAAATCGAAATTCATTTGTTTGTCCAATAACCATTTTTGAAGTCTTGTGTGTTGGATGTAATTATGGTTCATTCAACTTGCTCATGATGTATTTAGTTGCTTCGACAACAATGATGGCTATGCAGGGCGTGCAGGTATGGCCATGAAAGTGCTaagaaaagtgtgtgtggagtGCTGGAACAAAATCCTCGGCCAGAAAAGTCAGTGTTCCTGAATAGGTTAAGTTGGAAGCTTGTGGTATCCAGCTTAATCTAAAGCCACTTTGACTACGCTATCATATCCTGGTTCTGTAATCTTCCCAAGCTATCAATGTAAAAACTCAGGTCTCCCAAAATAAATTGATCTGAGTGGTCTTATATTTCAGTTCATAAGAGCAAAGGGACCAACCAGTTCATGCAGATAAACTGGTTCCCTGTGATGTCTAGAGTGATACAATTAACATTTTGTCAGACTCACAAAATAGTAGATGGTGTAACACAAAATTACTTATTTAACCTCTTCCACATGTCAGAGAGGCTCACAGGCACAAAGCAAATCTGACACTGGTTATAATGAGTAGCCAGATGGGTATTAGCGCTTTTTAGACACATGGGTCCCCATGACTAGAACAATTAACAGTAAATAAACCACAAACcagtggctgtggctcagaagtagAGTGGGTCGTTCATTAATCGTAAGATTGGCGGTTCAAtacccagctcctccagtccacatgtcaatgtatccttgggcaagatacttaACCCCTAATTGCTCCCGacggctgttccatcggtgtgtgagtacATGTGAAcagttactgagtagcaggtggcaccttgtatggtagccttggccaccagtgtgtgactatgtgcgtgaatgggtgaacgtgacatgtagtgtaaaagagCGCTTTACAAAATGAGGACAAAGATTTACAAAACCAGTCACACTTAAGGCAAAACTGAAACTCTGGCTTTAAGATGATGTCCCTGTACAAAAAGTTGTGTAGACAGGGTTGTATGTAACTGTTGAATCCACCATTTTTAGTGTAATAGGAAGTGTCTACTAAAACTACAAAAAGGACCACAATGAAAATTAGTCCTGTGACATTTTTGTTATCTGTGATGTTCTTTTAAATTGTGCAGGTTTGTTGGTGTtacacagtggtgtagtggtagatGATAAAGTGGGTGTACTagatagatgggtaggttaccgaGGAGGAAGTGAAGGATGCTCTCCAATGGCTTTATGGCTGATAGGTGGGAATTAGCGgtgcagggaaaaaaaatcaatatagcATAGTATTGCAATTATTATATAAATCATTAATATACACGCTAAACCTATGGTAGCCTATATGATAGCCTATATGATAACCAGCTGCTTTTATAGTTTACTAGCTACATTTTGTTGCATTAAAAATGagtgaagtgagatgaacagactaaattcattcatcttctaaccgcttcatcctcttgagggtcgcgggggggctggagcctatcccagctgacatcgggcgagaagcagggtacaccctggacaggtcgccagactatcgcagggctaacacatagagacaaacaaccatccacgctcacattcacacctatggacaatttagagttaccaattaacctgcatgtctttggactgtgggaggaagccggagtgtccagagagaacccacgctgacacggggagaacatgcaaactccgcacagaagggctcccaggcccaggatcgaaccggcaaccctcttgctgtgaggcgagagtgctaaccaccacaccaccgtgccgccccaacAGACTAAATATTCTACTTTATTTGAGAGCAGAGTTGATGTTGATAAAGTTTGTACTTTTGGGGGCattatttacatttgaaaaggGGTaatggggtgtcggtggcttagtggtagagcaggcgccctatatacaaggctgttgccgcagcatcctgggttcgagtccagcctgtggccctttgctgcatgtcatcccctctctctctccccctttcacacttaattgtcctgtccattaaaggcaaaaaaaatgcccctaaaaatatcttaagCAAAGGGGTAATGAttcgcaatatattttatcgcaatactcagcatatcgcaacaggCTTAAAATTGCAAttatattgtatcgtgacttatGTATCGAGACACTAtcgtggggcctctggtgattctcaCCCCTAGTGGGAGTATACCCCATATACTCTCCACTACACCATTGGTGTTACAACCATGTCAAAGTGTCTTTTTGAAGCTTATTGTCACATAAACAGAACAAGCGTATGATTTGCTGCCTCATGTGAACCTTTGTTATGTCTTTAGTCAATGAATACTTTTATTGCAAACCCTTTCCAAAATAACTGTGTAATCTCAAGTTATTTCCAGTCAGGTGTTAAATGAGAAAGTCTGAAACTTACGGTCCTCTGTAGGCAGAACCTGTAGTGAGTAGATCCACTCAATCATAATGTTCCTATCAATCACATCCAGAGCGTCCAGCACATCCAGTCCAGACAGGGCAAAGAATATGATTGTTAACCTGGAAAGAGGCAGAAAGCAAtcttattaattattaatcagaTAATATTGATGGAAAGAAGACTACACATACACAAGCTACAAGAGTGAATGCATGGTCAGAAGAATGCATCAAATAAGAGGCAGTGTAAACCGTGGCAGTGAATTCACATTACATTATAAGATGATTAAAATACATCACTTGAAGAAAACCTGACTGGCTAACACTTAGCTGATAGTTAAGTTTAGCTTCAGTTTGTACAGGCAGCTGAGCCAACTGAAGAGTTATCTGTGAAGTTTACAAAATGAGGAACCTGCCCAACAGTCCATTTAGCTTGAAGTTCACGTTCATAAGAGCCTAATTCATATAATATAACCTACTAATGTTTCCTACTTAGTTTATCAGGGCGTCGCGGTCCGCTGTTGCTATACTTTCGTGTTTTATTACAGCCAAACTGCCATAACTTCACTACCACTGCTGTTAGCATGCCCGCTAAGCTAAGTAGCACTAGCGCTCATTCAAAGCGGTTGAAGCACAGCTAGCTTGAATGCTAGTCAAGTTCTCCAGTGAAACACATAGACTACAGGAGCGTGTTTCACTCCAGTAAATGTACCTGGTTGTTTCCAGCGAGGCGTATCTCTCAGGTAACACCTGTAATGTTCTCTGAAAGAACCGTACATGTCTATCTCTTAAAAAGTCTATTTGCTCAAATTCTTCAAACTGGCTCTCCTCTTCCGCCATCTTTGCATCCGCACCTATGAGGAATCTTTTCCGGTACggttgtttttcaaaataaaagcgctcGACACAGCGCAATGGgcagaaattaaaattaaaaggtTTGAGTGCGCAGTATACTGATTGTCTTTTAGGGATATTATTTTTTGAGAAATTTCCTCTTTTTAAGATTAAACATTTTGCTAAAAATTGGTGAATATTTAATAACACTATTTCCATTTTAACCACTGTAACAAAGCAAAAACAGACCACCAGAAGTTGAGATTTATACAAAACTGTgacaagcttttattttacagttttataaTTCATAGATTGTACAAAACCTGAAACAGCAGCACACAGTAGATTAAAAAAAGGGCACAATCTGGTGCTAAAGGCCTTTAGTGTAAATTTTTTCATTGAAtttaattacaataaaaacagacaacacatTGAATGCATCTCAGGATTGTTCAGTTGAATTTCACTGTTGCTTATCACAGGCCTTGTCTCCATGTGGGAACAGCTCTGAAACACAATGACAGAAGGTTTCAGTGTTTCAGACATCAACCCACAATTATTACCCTACACATTCCTTAATATGAACCTAGGACACGTTCAATCTGAAATCGCTTTCTGGGTTGATCGAAATGTTTCCATAATACAGTGTGAAATGACGTGCAACAGTGTGCAACAGGATTTGAGGTATgtgtatgttttctttcatttggtGGGTGTGTAAGTGGTGTTaaatcagcagtgatgtttcTATAAACCAAATTCGATCCTTACCTATTGTACATACAATTTCTGTATTTAGTTCACACTTGCTTTGACAATGTAACATATGTTTCCCATGTCAATAAAGCTCTTTGAGTCGAATTGAATTAATTACCACCATATTAAAAGGTAGTGCATAACAAAACAGGATGTTCAATGCACCTGTTTCTGCCTAACAAATGTTGTGGGCTAGTGACTGTATAAATGTTTAGGTAATCACACCTGTGAAACATCTGTAACATAGGCCCTCCTCCTGAAGGTCCAACGTGTTTCATTCGCTCTTCCCATCCCTTAGTGGGACGGGTAAGCCTGGAGGGGTCTCTGCTGATGTGACTATCCACCTGAATGAGGAACAAAACCATGTttatttcagatatttaaatTTGTGGTTaaatgtttctctttttgttcaTCATTTGACTTGTTTACAGAATAACTCTTACTTTCTCTTTCAACTTAGCAGTGATTCTCTTCtgtctttcctcttcctctttctccctcagcTGTTTCTTCTGAAGCTTTGCCTCCACCTGTTTAAGGTCCTGCAGAAAGGCAAAGACACCCTTTGTATTTTACATACCATAGTGACTTGTCTACTAACATTACCCTCACTATTTATTCagacatttgaaaaaaatgtacattCCTTAAATACATCACGACGTCACATAACAAAAACGGTGCTCTTGCGACTGGAGTTTCTCTGCATCTCTGTGATTCTTAGACTCCGTACCCTCTCATTAAAGCGTTTGATGCCCTTTGTTGcctcccttctcctctcctccatctccctctcttcctcctctcttaacctcctcctctgttcctcctcctcctctctctttagTCGTAGCTGCTCCTCAATTGTCAGTTTCACTTCCAGCTGGCGGCGACGCTCTTCCTGATAAACAGAAATAATTTTGATAAAGCCAAATATTTCTTTCAAACATGCACCTTTCAAACATACAAAGCACTATCTTTGATGATAAATTACCATAACTACAATACCTTTGACCGCCTCCTCTTCTGTATCTCCTCTGCTAgcctctgctcctcttcctgttctttgtttcttctcttctcctccctccacTCCTCCAGTTGACGTGCTGcctccctcttctcctcctcagttCTTAAACAGAAGATGATAGAACTAACTAATAAAGATGTGACACCAAGGTGACAATAACAAAGACTATGAGCAAACAAAGCCCTCAAATTCCCCTGTACTCGAGGCGACCAATCAAACACCTCCAGTGCTCATGAGATCTGGTCAGATCTTATGACTTGGAGGTGCACTTCACTGCTTTGGCCATGAAATCaatgtttgctttttgtttatATGTTTGCTCTACTTCTGACTCACCTGTGTTGGTGGGCTTTGCTCTTGGCCTCCTTCTCCCTCCTTCCtgcctcctccgcctcctcctgaCTTTGTATTCTGGTCTGGCGTTCCTGATGCTTGCTGGCTTTCCACCGCTGAATAGCCTGGGTATGGAAGGAAAACAAGTAGTGGAAATTGATGGAAACTGCAAAATATTTAGAGGTCATTACCAAAGCTACCAAACACCTCTTCCTGAGCTCCAGGTTAGGTCATGTTTATACAGAATAAAAAGAGCCTGGATGCAGTGACACGAGATGGATTGgtttttgaaatgaaaaatgtgatgtgGGAGACAACCCTGTGCCAAAGATGTCAAGAGAATATTTCCTGAAGAAAAAGGAACATACTTCAGAAAGCCATCACAACATTTATGGGCTGGTGCCAGAATAACCACCTCCAGATcaatgcaggaaaaaaaaaaagctggtgGTGAgtggacattgagatggtgaaaTTTTACAAGTACTTGGGTGTTCATCTGAATAACAAACTGGACTGGACAGACAACACTAATGCACTATACAAGAGAGGACAGAGCAGactcttattttatcttatctcttACCTTATCTTGACAGCTAACAGTGACATAACACATACTTACAGCCCagttttttttaccttgtttttggtcatgtaatgttttttattatttatttgggAAGGTGGTCCTCTGAATTTTTTTCTAACAATCTAAAGTGGACCTTAGGTTACAAAAGGTTGAGAACCCCTGATTTAGAGCACATGTATCTGCTCTCACATTAATAAAAACACGAAAGTGGCAGAGGACTTTCAACTCGGTGAACTGTTAGAAAGCGAATCATAGACCCCAAACACTGCCTCCAGTAAAGAAGGTGGTGGCCGTATGCTACCTCAAAACCAATGTTTGCAATCTGCCATAAAGTGGAAAGAAGATCAAGTAACTATGTATGGTTGAAGCAGGAAATACCAAGATATTTCCACcacaaattgatgcagaaaaaggcacaaaatcaAGCACAGAAATCACCACAATGCAGGGAGTGAAGTGTTTGCTGCTTAAAATTTCTTGGGAGGGGACCCTCAGAGCCCCTGCTTAATATGTGCCAccccaaatattaaaaaaaaacctacgcccttgatGAGATGTggtgctttttcttatttttcatcGCCACATGCTGCTTCATGTGATGCTCACAGCTTGAGGACTGTTGTGTTTACGATGTAACTGTCACAATGAGGTTCGCTTTCCTTTAGAGCTCATACATGTGTTATCTgtacctctctctttctgtcctgcAAGTGGATCAGCTCCTGATACCAGTCCTCATGTTCCTCTATCTCCTCCAGTGTTTTACCAGGCAGGTACAGCTTGGCCTCCTTCCTGTAGGCTGCTCGCCCACTGTGCTTTGTCCAGACCTGTACATTTGAACAGATTAGAGTAAGTCAGACAGGGATCCTGCAGCAACTGACCTTTGGCTTAGCATCTGCTTAAGGTGCCTGAGGCAAAACATCGAACACTGAGTTTAAGTGGTTGTGTTCAGTGACTGTCTACAATGATCTGTGAGTGGAAGATGGCAGAAGAAAGTTATCGAAGCAGAGTAACAATAATGTCTTACTTTGAGGAAGGCTTGGTGGTCATATTGGTCCCAGCCACCACAAGGGCCTCCTGTCTTCAGCAGGAAAGCCTCCAGTGCTCTGACCTCTACAGGGAGGTCTCTGTCCGGGGGTTTGGTCTTAAGGAAAAAATAACACCATGAAGGCATGGCTCAGAATTCTGGAcgcattttgaaaacagacactgAGAACAAGATACGTTTTTTGCCTGTCGACTCCTAACACTACACAAATTATACACTTATACAGTAACACTTTCTCATAATTTAAAacaagtttgattttttttcgtCTCAAGAGCGCAAAAGGTGTAACATCTTCCGTTATTTATATTGCACAATCTAATTCTAAGATTCAATATTCAAACACAATCCCGGCTCTCCCTCCTCTTTTCATTGTATACTGATGTACAAtagagaaaatacagaaaagaggaagatgaggagaggCAGACCTTAACAGTGGGCGCTGTGGGTAGTTTGGGGTCTAATTTGACAGCAAGGCTCCAGTTTTCAATCTTCTTCTCATAAGCAGCGATCTCCTGTCTGCACGTCCTCTCCTCCTTCATAAGTTCCTCAAAACTGAGAgaagcagagacacacaaagagCGACCATTCATATTTC harbors:
- the pggt1b gene encoding geranylgeranyl transferase type-1 subunit beta, with protein sequence MAEEESQFEEFEQIDFLRDRHVRFFQRTLQVLPERYASLETTRLTIIFFALSGLDVLDALDVIDRNIMIEWIYSLQVLPTEDQANLSRCGFRGSSHIGIPYSTKGPGVLHPYDSGHVAMTYTGLCSLLILGDDLSRVNKQACLAGLRALQLEDGSFYAVPEGSENDIRFIYCAASICYILDDWSGMDIQKAIEYIRGSLSYDNGFGQGAGRESHGGWTYCAIASLCLMGRLEEALSQRELDRIRRWCIMRQQSGFHGRPNKPVDTCYSFWVGATLELLDVFQYTNFDKNRSFILSTQDRLVGGFAKWPDSHPDPLHAYLGLCGLSLIGEPNLRKVHPALNITQRAFQHVQQLQQTWRDSTGSCSRQH
- the ccdc112 gene encoding coiled-coil domain-containing protein 112 isoform X2; translation: MAALATTRCAEKHCSGDGDSSSTQQLCTSPPVSSDCSDQRQRAALFLREAEKNRRLIEKLEKERTLSVQCRKNGWTDVPGELEQYEKVLEEERNAEKVNLQKQLVKIHNGVRKFQRQLTDVKPTPELIERLEEIMSEVEISINTLKEEQRSCFEELMKEERTCRQEIAAYEKKIENWSLAVKLDPKLPTAPTVKTKPPDRDLPVEVRALEAFLLKTGGPCGGWDQYDHQAFLKVWTKHSGRAAYRKEAKLYLPGKTLEEIEEHEDWYQELIHLQDRKREAIQRWKASKHQERQTRIQSQEEAEEAGRREKEAKSKAHQHRTEEEKREAARQLEEWREEKRRNKEQEEEQRLAEEIQKRRRSKEERRRQLEVKLTIEEQLRLKREEEEEQRRRLREEEEREMEERRREATKGIKRFNERDLKQVEAKLQKKQLREKEEEERQKRITAKLKEKVDSHISRDPSRLTRPTKGWEERMKHVGPSGGGPMLQMFHRAVPTWRQGL
- the ccdc112 gene encoding coiled-coil domain-containing protein 112 isoform X1; the encoded protein is MAALATTRCAEKHCSQGDGDSSSTQQLCTSPPVSSDCSDQRQRAALFLREAEKNRRLIEKLEKERTLSVQCRKNGWTDVPGELEQYEKVLEEERNAEKVNLQKQLVKIHNGVRKFQRQLTDVKPTPELIERLEEIMSEVEISINTLKEEQRSCFEELMKEERTCRQEIAAYEKKIENWSLAVKLDPKLPTAPTVKTKPPDRDLPVEVRALEAFLLKTGGPCGGWDQYDHQAFLKVWTKHSGRAAYRKEAKLYLPGKTLEEIEEHEDWYQELIHLQDRKREAIQRWKASKHQERQTRIQSQEEAEEAGRREKEAKSKAHQHRTEEEKREAARQLEEWREEKRRNKEQEEEQRLAEEIQKRRRSKEERRRQLEVKLTIEEQLRLKREEEEEQRRRLREEEEREMEERRREATKGIKRFNERDLKQVEAKLQKKQLREKEEEERQKRITAKLKEKVDSHISRDPSRLTRPTKGWEERMKHVGPSGGGPMLQMFHRAVPTWRQGL